A genome region from Micromonospora peucetia includes the following:
- a CDS encoding Ku protein: MRAIWKGAVSFGLVSIGVKLYSATEEKDIRFHQVHREDGGRIRYKRTCQVCGEEVTYDDIAKGYDIGGGEMVILTDDDFAELPLSSSRAIDVLEFVPAEQVDPILYNKAYFLEPEGTATKPYVLLRDALTDSERVAIVKVALRQREQLATLRVREGVLLLNTMLWPDEIRTPAFGFLDEDLKVRPPELAMASSLIDSMAGEFEPDAFTDDYRAALQEVIDAKVEGREVVQPEEVEEAPAAAVDLMAALKASVERAKAARGEAPAGGGGEPTPISSARSAQKKAAEKKAAKAPARKTADKKAAPKKTAAKKAAPKKAAEGEKKPAAKKAAPKKAARKTA, translated from the coding sequence ATGCGGGCCATCTGGAAGGGAGCCGTCTCGTTCGGGCTCGTCTCGATCGGGGTGAAGCTCTACTCGGCCACCGAGGAGAAGGACATCCGCTTCCACCAGGTGCACCGGGAGGACGGCGGGCGGATCCGCTACAAGCGCACCTGCCAGGTCTGCGGCGAAGAGGTCACCTACGACGACATCGCCAAGGGCTACGACATCGGCGGCGGCGAGATGGTGATCCTCACCGACGACGACTTCGCCGAGCTGCCGCTGTCCAGCTCGCGCGCGATCGACGTGCTGGAGTTCGTCCCGGCCGAGCAGGTCGACCCGATCCTCTACAACAAGGCGTATTTCCTGGAGCCGGAGGGCACCGCCACCAAGCCGTACGTGCTGCTGCGCGACGCGCTCACCGACTCCGAGCGGGTGGCGATCGTCAAGGTGGCGCTGCGCCAGCGGGAACAGCTCGCCACGCTGCGGGTCCGCGAGGGCGTGCTGCTGCTCAACACGATGCTCTGGCCGGACGAGATCCGTACCCCCGCCTTCGGCTTCCTCGACGAGGACCTGAAGGTCCGCCCGCCGGAGCTGGCGATGGCCAGCTCGCTGATCGACTCGATGGCCGGCGAGTTCGAGCCGGACGCCTTCACCGACGACTACCGGGCGGCGTTGCAGGAGGTCATCGACGCCAAGGTGGAGGGCCGCGAGGTGGTCCAGCCGGAGGAGGTCGAGGAGGCCCCGGCTGCGGCGGTGGACCTGATGGCGGCGCTGAAGGCGTCCGTCGAGCGGGCCAAGGCCGCGCGCGGCGAGGCCCCGGCCGGCGGCGGCGGGGAACCGACCCCGATCTCGTCGGCGCGCTCGGCCCAGAAGAAGGCCGCCGAGAAGAAGGCGGCGAAGGCGCCGGCCAGGAAGACCGCAGACAAGAAGGCCGCACCCAAGAAGACGGCCGCGAAGAAGGCAGCCCCGAAGAAGGCCGCCGAAGGCGAGAAGAAGCCCGCCGCCAAGAAGGCCGCCCCGAAGAAGGCAGCCCGCAAGACGGCCTGA
- a CDS encoding MDR family MFS transporter codes for MTTQAPALGARQIRLLMFGLMTGMLLAALDQTIVGTALPTIVGELGGINHYSWVVTAYLLASTASTPLYGKMADLYGRRPVFLFSIGTFLLGSLLAGLSQDMTQLIATRGIQGLGAGGLMTLAFTIISDVVSPRERGRYQGLFGAVFGVSSVAGPLVGGYFAETDWRWIFYINLPLGILAIIVCSRVLRLVPFTRRDHTIDWLGAALLVAGVSCLLLALSWGGNEYAWGSGVIVGLFVAGVVLGVLFVLQEARVAEPILPLRLFRSATFALANSAGFVLGLVMFGSIIFIPLYLQIVRGASPTRSGLLMLPMMAGIIVTSVLTGRAMSRIGRYKWFPVAGAAVLLVGMLLFTRLEVDTSLWLAFGFMVVIGVGLGLCMQSLILAVQNSVSMRDLGAGTSSATFFRSLGGSFGVAILGAVLSSRLTSELADRLPGAIAQLPPQQQAAVAAGGGADVSINDPATILALPAPVRAAVQAAFVESLHLVFLTTGLIAIVAVLVTLALPNEKLRGAGPGGSTGGTDGLGGEGPAPGGKPLAKESKEEAATEMEAKSQTML; via the coding sequence ATGACCACGCAAGCCCCGGCGCTCGGCGCGCGGCAGATCCGGCTGCTGATGTTCGGCCTGATGACCGGCATGCTGCTGGCCGCGCTCGACCAGACCATCGTCGGCACCGCGCTGCCGACCATCGTGGGCGAGCTGGGCGGGATCAACCACTACTCGTGGGTGGTGACCGCGTACCTGCTCGCCTCCACGGCCTCGACGCCGCTCTACGGCAAGATGGCCGACCTGTACGGGCGGCGTCCCGTCTTCCTCTTCTCCATCGGCACGTTCCTGCTCGGCTCGCTGCTGGCCGGCCTGTCGCAGGACATGACCCAGCTCATCGCCACCCGGGGAATCCAGGGTCTCGGCGCGGGCGGCCTGATGACGCTCGCGTTCACCATCATCTCGGACGTGGTGTCGCCCCGGGAACGCGGTCGCTACCAGGGGCTGTTCGGGGCGGTCTTCGGCGTCTCCTCGGTCGCCGGCCCGTTGGTCGGCGGCTACTTCGCCGAGACCGACTGGCGGTGGATCTTCTACATCAACCTGCCGCTGGGGATCCTGGCGATCATCGTGTGCTCCCGGGTGCTGCGGCTGGTCCCGTTCACCCGGCGCGACCACACGATCGACTGGCTCGGCGCGGCGCTGCTGGTCGCCGGGGTGAGCTGCCTGCTGCTCGCGCTGAGCTGGGGCGGCAACGAGTACGCCTGGGGCTCCGGCGTGATCGTCGGCCTCTTCGTCGCGGGCGTGGTGCTCGGCGTGCTCTTCGTGCTCCAGGAGGCCCGGGTCGCCGAGCCGATCCTGCCGCTGCGGCTGTTCCGCTCCGCCACGTTCGCGCTGGCCAACTCGGCCGGCTTCGTGCTCGGCCTGGTGATGTTCGGCTCGATCATCTTCATTCCGCTCTATCTCCAGATCGTCCGGGGCGCCTCGCCGACCCGCAGCGGCCTGCTGATGCTGCCGATGATGGCCGGCATCATCGTCACCTCGGTGCTGACCGGTCGGGCGATGAGCCGGATCGGGCGCTACAAGTGGTTCCCGGTGGCCGGCGCGGCGGTGCTGCTGGTCGGCATGCTGCTGTTCACCCGGCTGGAGGTGGACACCTCGCTCTGGTTGGCGTTCGGCTTCATGGTCGTGATCGGCGTCGGGCTGGGGCTCTGCATGCAGTCGCTGATCCTGGCCGTACAGAACTCCGTCTCGATGCGGGACCTGGGCGCGGGCACCTCGTCGGCGACGTTCTTCCGGTCGCTGGGCGGCTCGTTCGGCGTCGCCATCCTCGGCGCGGTGCTGTCGTCCCGGCTCACCTCGGAACTCGCCGACCGGCTGCCGGGCGCGATCGCCCAACTGCCGCCGCAGCAGCAGGCCGCGGTGGCGGCGGGCGGCGGGGCGGACGTCTCGATCAACGATCCGGCCACCATCCTGGCGCTGCCCGCCCCGGTGCGGGCGGCCGTCCAGGCGGCGTTCGTCGAGTCGCTGCACCTGGTCTTCCTGACCACCGGCCTGATCGCGATCGTGGCGGTGCTGGTCACCCTGGCGCTGCCGAACGAGAAGTTGCGCGGCGCGGGACCGGGCGGCTCCACGGGCGGCACGGACGGCCTCGGTGGCGAGGGCCCGGCGCCCGGCGGCAAGCCGCTGGCCAAGGAGTCGAAGGAGGAGGCCGCCACCGAGATGGAGGCGAAGAGCCAGACGATGCTCTGA
- a CDS encoding fatty acid--CoA ligase, whose protein sequence is MRSTMMDAPLQVSRILGHGASVHGTAEVVTWTGGEPRRMTYAEVGRTAARLAHALRDECGVTGDERVATFMWNNAEHLVAYFAVPSMGAVLHTLNIRLFPDQVTYIANHAEDRVVLVDSTLIPLLARVIGELITVRHVVVVGGGDPAPLTAAAGDRIVVHHWDALLADRPDSYDWPEVDERDAAALCYTSGTTGNPKGVAYSHRSIYLHSLQICMPEGFGLGPTDRELAIVPMFHAMSWGLPYAAFLSGASLIMPDRFLQAAPIADMIAAERPTLAGAVPTIWTDLLAHLDTHDVDSSSLREAIVGGSACPPALMHAFAERHGIDVIHAWGMTETSPLGSVSRPPAGAGGEEAWRYRYTQGRVPAGVEARIVGPLGEPLPADGTSVGELEVRGPWVTARYVGDDTPDEEKFRDGWLRTGDVGTLSPDGYITLTDRAKDVIKSGGEWISSVELENALMAHPAVLEACVVGVPDERWGERPLATVVLREGASATAEELREFLAGAVARWQLPERWAVVDAVPKTSVGKFDKKVVRSRYAGGELSVRELTAP, encoded by the coding sequence ATGCGTAGCACGATGATGGACGCCCCCCTCCAGGTCTCCCGGATCCTCGGCCACGGCGCGAGCGTGCACGGGACGGCGGAAGTGGTCACCTGGACGGGCGGCGAGCCGCGCCGGATGACGTACGCCGAGGTCGGGCGGACGGCGGCCCGGCTGGCCCACGCGCTGCGCGACGAGTGCGGTGTCACCGGTGACGAGCGGGTCGCCACCTTCATGTGGAACAACGCCGAGCACCTGGTGGCGTACTTCGCGGTGCCCAGCATGGGCGCGGTGCTGCACACCCTCAACATCCGGCTCTTCCCGGACCAGGTCACCTACATCGCCAACCACGCCGAGGACCGGGTGGTGCTGGTCGACTCGACGCTCATCCCGCTGCTGGCCCGGGTGATCGGTGAGCTGATCACCGTGCGGCACGTGGTGGTGGTCGGCGGCGGGGATCCGGCCCCGCTGACGGCGGCGGCCGGCGACCGGATCGTCGTACACCACTGGGACGCGCTGCTGGCCGACCGCCCGGACAGCTACGACTGGCCGGAGGTGGACGAACGCGACGCCGCCGCTCTCTGCTACACCTCCGGGACCACCGGTAACCCGAAGGGCGTGGCCTACTCGCACCGCTCGATCTACCTGCACTCCCTACAGATCTGCATGCCGGAGGGGTTCGGTCTCGGCCCGACCGACCGTGAGCTGGCCATCGTGCCGATGTTCCACGCGATGTCCTGGGGGCTGCCGTACGCGGCCTTCCTCTCCGGGGCGTCGCTGATCATGCCGGACCGGTTCCTCCAGGCCGCGCCGATCGCCGACATGATCGCCGCCGAGCGGCCCACCCTGGCCGGTGCGGTGCCGACCATCTGGACCGACCTGCTCGCCCACCTGGACACCCACGACGTGGACAGCTCCTCGCTGCGGGAGGCGATCGTCGGCGGTTCGGCCTGCCCGCCGGCGCTGATGCACGCGTTCGCCGAGCGGCACGGGATCGACGTCATCCACGCCTGGGGGATGACGGAGACGTCCCCGCTGGGCTCGGTGTCCCGCCCGCCGGCCGGGGCGGGCGGCGAGGAGGCCTGGCGCTACCGCTACACGCAGGGCCGGGTGCCGGCCGGGGTCGAGGCCCGGATCGTCGGCCCGCTGGGCGAGCCGCTGCCCGCCGACGGGACGTCCGTCGGTGAGCTGGAGGTCCGCGGCCCGTGGGTGACCGCCCGGTACGTCGGCGACGACACCCCGGACGAGGAGAAGTTCCGCGACGGCTGGCTGCGTACCGGAGACGTCGGCACCCTCTCGCCGGACGGCTACATCACGCTCACCGACCGGGCCAAGGACGTCATCAAGTCCGGCGGCGAGTGGATCTCCTCGGTCGAGCTGGAGAACGCCCTGATGGCCCACCCGGCGGTGCTGGAGGCCTGCGTGGTCGGGGTGCCCGACGAGCGCTGGGGCGAGCGTCCGCTGGCCACCGTGGTGCTGCGTGAGGGGGCGTCGGCCACGGCCGAGGAGCTGCGGGAGTTCCTCGCCGGGGCGGTGGCCCGCTGGCAGTTGCCGGAGCGCTGGGCCGTCGTCGACGCGGTGCCGAAGACCAGCGTGGGCAAGTTCGACAAGAAGGTGGTGCGTTCCCGGTACGCCGGGGGCGAACTGAGTGTCCGGGAGCTGACCGCCCCGTAA
- a CDS encoding type 1 glutamine amidotransferase domain-containing protein — MAATTLQGKRIAFLAADGVEEVEYVQPREAVEKAGATAVLVSLKPGTIRSFNHLDQSGTYDVDVTAADADAGGYDALVLPGGVANPDFLRTDADAVRFVKAFFDAGKPVGVICHGPWTLIEADVVRGRRITSWPSLRTDLANAGADWVDEQVVTDDGLVSSRKPDDLPAFCAKIVEEFAAGPHSSR; from the coding sequence ATGGCAGCGACGACACTTCAGGGCAAGCGGATCGCGTTCCTGGCCGCCGACGGCGTCGAGGAGGTCGAGTACGTCCAGCCCCGCGAGGCGGTGGAGAAGGCCGGCGCCACGGCGGTGCTGGTCTCGCTCAAGCCCGGCACCATCCGGTCCTTCAACCACCTGGACCAGTCCGGGACGTACGACGTGGACGTGACGGCGGCCGACGCGGACGCCGGCGGCTACGACGCGCTGGTGCTGCCCGGCGGGGTGGCGAACCCGGACTTCCTGCGGACCGACGCGGACGCGGTCCGCTTCGTGAAGGCGTTCTTCGACGCCGGCAAGCCGGTCGGCGTGATCTGCCACGGGCCGTGGACGCTGATCGAGGCGGACGTGGTGCGGGGCCGCCGGATCACCTCCTGGCCCAGCCTGCGCACCGACCTGGCCAACGCCGGCGCGGACTGGGTCGACGAGCAGGTGGTGACGGACGACGGCCTGGTCAGCAGCCGTAAGCCGGACGACCTGCCGGCCTTCTGCGCCAAGATCGTCGAAGAGTTCGCCGCGGGCCCGCACTCGTCCCGCTGA
- the trxA gene encoding thioredoxin codes for MLETAPDGSLTVVTDDTFATVVLAADRPVVVDFWADWCPPCRAISRSLAELAEEFTGRMVVATIDTDANPAATRTYGVMSLPTLLVFRHGKVVGSIVGSRPKHHLRQSLARHLEG; via the coding sequence ATGCTCGAGACTGCGCCGGACGGCTCACTGACCGTCGTCACCGACGACACCTTCGCCACCGTGGTGCTCGCCGCCGACCGTCCGGTGGTCGTCGACTTCTGGGCGGACTGGTGCCCGCCGTGCCGGGCCATCTCCCGCAGCCTCGCCGAGCTCGCCGAGGAGTTCACCGGACGGATGGTCGTCGCCACGATCGACACCGACGCCAACCCGGCGGCCACCCGCACCTACGGCGTGATGTCCCTGCCCACCCTCCTGGTCTTCCGCCACGGCAAGGTGGTCGGCTCGATCGTCGGGTCCCGCCCGAAGCACCATCTGCGCCAGTCCCTGGCACGGCACCTCGAGGGCTGA
- a CDS encoding MerR family transcriptional regulator produces the protein MLIGELAERAGTSTRALRYYETHGLVRAARSANGYRVYDEAELPVVREIRALLAVGFGLDDIRPFVACLRAGNASGHVCPDSVAVLRRKLAEVDAGIDRLHEVRRELRDQLAHAITHREETCSRLRRTAH, from the coding sequence ATGCTGATCGGTGAGCTGGCGGAGCGCGCCGGCACGAGCACCCGGGCCCTGCGCTACTACGAGACGCACGGCCTGGTCCGGGCGGCCCGCTCGGCCAACGGATACCGGGTCTACGACGAGGCGGAGCTGCCCGTCGTACGCGAGATCCGGGCGCTGCTCGCGGTGGGCTTCGGCCTGGACGACATCCGCCCGTTCGTCGCCTGCCTGCGGGCCGGCAACGCCTCCGGTCACGTCTGCCCCGACTCGGTGGCCGTGCTGCGGCGGAAGCTGGCCGAGGTCGACGCCGGCATCGACCGGCTGCACGAGGTCCGCCGGGAGTTGCGCGACCAGCTCGCCCACGCCATCACCCACCGGGAGGAAACATGCTCGAGACTGCGCCGGACGGCTCACTGA
- a CDS encoding SCO6745 family protein, whose amino-acid sequence MIGPDAEVHVTALDDAGRAARVMWTHYEPVHAVTYFHPRARAAFEAVGLRGFWRGYFAGRAAPLGPAEPAPVIAAFFSFAPHTVARALPAVWRLATPQEALRARLTGAVQALAELTYQLPESHLVEAAELLEAAAAEAEPAGRVLGAANAALPRGEYPLARLWQAATTLREQRGDGHVAALVAADFDPVETLAWRAAVGMSPLNLLGRGWTEEQWAAARTRLAGRGWLTPDGEPTEQGLARFEAIEDATDAAAARPWRTLGPERTERLRELLEPIALAGHTVIPEGNPIGLPALRS is encoded by the coding sequence ATGATCGGACCGGACGCGGAGGTGCACGTGACGGCGCTGGACGACGCGGGGCGGGCCGCCCGGGTGATGTGGACGCACTACGAGCCGGTCCACGCGGTCACCTACTTCCATCCCCGTGCCCGGGCCGCCTTCGAGGCGGTCGGGTTGCGGGGCTTTTGGCGCGGCTACTTCGCGGGCCGGGCCGCGCCGCTCGGGCCCGCCGAGCCCGCGCCGGTGATCGCGGCGTTCTTCAGCTTCGCCCCGCACACGGTGGCGCGGGCGCTGCCGGCCGTCTGGCGGCTGGCCACCCCGCAGGAGGCGCTGCGGGCGCGGCTCACCGGCGCGGTGCAGGCGCTGGCCGAGCTGACCTACCAGCTGCCCGAGTCGCACCTGGTGGAGGCCGCCGAGCTGCTGGAGGCCGCCGCCGCCGAGGCGGAGCCCGCCGGCCGGGTGCTCGGTGCCGCCAACGCCGCCCTGCCGCGCGGTGAGTACCCGCTGGCCCGGCTCTGGCAGGCCGCCACCACGCTGCGGGAGCAACGCGGTGACGGGCACGTGGCGGCGCTGGTCGCGGCCGATTTCGACCCGGTGGAGACGCTGGCCTGGCGGGCCGCTGTCGGCATGTCCCCGCTGAACCTGCTCGGGCGGGGATGGACCGAGGAGCAGTGGGCCGCCGCCCGCACCCGGCTGGCCGGGCGGGGCTGGCTGACCCCGGACGGCGAGCCGACCGAGCAGGGACTGGCCCGGTTCGAGGCGATCGAGGACGCCACCGACGCCGCCGCCGCCCGCCCTTGGCGGACGCTGGGTCCGGAGCGTACCGAGCGGCTGCGCGAGCTGCTCGAACCGATCGCGCTCGCCGGCCACACGGTCATCCCGGAGGGCAACCCGATCGGCCTGCCCGCACTGCGCAGCTGA
- a CDS encoding NUDIX domain-containing protein, with protein sequence MSISWADSYVGQLRALAGDRTLMFVGARAVARDNAGRLLLIQRSDNGQWAMPAGAMELGESIADCAVREVREETGLRALRVSAFALYTGPDRTHTNMYGHTYQIFTAAFRVDEWDGELARITDETTDAGFFHRRQLPAPLSPSVPETLADLDVFEQTNRLILK encoded by the coding sequence GTGAGCATCTCCTGGGCCGATTCGTACGTGGGACAGCTGCGCGCCCTCGCCGGTGACCGGACGCTGATGTTCGTCGGCGCCCGCGCCGTGGCCCGGGACAACGCGGGACGCCTCCTGCTGATCCAGCGCTCCGACAACGGACAGTGGGCCATGCCCGCCGGGGCGATGGAGCTGGGCGAGTCGATCGCCGACTGCGCCGTCCGCGAGGTACGCGAGGAGACCGGGCTGCGCGCGCTGCGGGTCAGCGCCTTCGCCCTCTACACCGGCCCGGACCGCACCCACACCAACATGTACGGCCACACGTACCAGATCTTCACGGCGGCGTTCCGGGTCGACGAGTGGGACGGCGAGCTGGCCCGGATCACCGACGAGACGACCGACGCCGGCTTCTTCCACCGACGCCAACTCCCCGCCCCGCTCTCGCCGAGCGTCCCCGAGACCCTCGCCGACCTGGACGTCTTCGAGCAGACCAACCGGCTGATCCTCAAGTAG
- a CDS encoding DUF981 family protein encodes MTTETLAQDGLKINWVEMPTYNTIMALAAGAGLLLIVTFGRQLLQRRDIVPEGWAMAFIVPGAILAATGLHMTLTWPLASGGFAFDNIIFGEPALAFGVLMLAIGFVLWRRAPLFASAVPDEEAAGDARMRYVRGLIGPMSVFIFGLGLACFAIAAAGWTYTLFAAPPEEPISGQFADYPLVEATFISGLYVLVGVGAVLFPFALRRLQRTLLLIAGWAWGLAGLAFLLFGALNYFTHIGLIVNTQ; translated from the coding sequence ATGACGACGGAGACGCTCGCCCAGGACGGCCTGAAGATCAATTGGGTGGAGATGCCCACCTACAACACGATCATGGCGCTCGCCGCAGGCGCCGGCCTGCTGCTGATCGTCACGTTCGGCCGGCAACTGCTACAACGCCGGGACATCGTCCCCGAGGGATGGGCGATGGCCTTCATCGTCCCCGGCGCCATCCTCGCCGCGACCGGGCTGCACATGACCCTCACCTGGCCCCTGGCCAGCGGGGGCTTCGCATTCGACAACATCATCTTCGGGGAACCCGCGCTGGCCTTCGGCGTACTGATGCTGGCCATCGGCTTCGTGCTGTGGCGTCGGGCGCCGCTCTTCGCGTCAGCGGTCCCGGACGAAGAGGCGGCCGGCGACGCACGGATGCGGTACGTGCGGGGGCTCATCGGGCCGATGTCGGTGTTCATCTTCGGGCTCGGCCTCGCCTGCTTCGCGATCGCCGCCGCCGGCTGGACGTACACCCTCTTCGCGGCGCCGCCGGAAGAACCGATCTCTGGGCAGTTCGCCGACTACCCCCTGGTGGAGGCGACCTTCATCTCCGGCCTCTACGTGCTGGTCGGGGTCGGCGCCGTGCTCTTCCCGTTCGCGCTGCGCCGCCTGCAACGCACGCTGCTGTTGATCGCGGGCTGGGCCTGGGGCCTCGCCGGACTCGCGTTCCTGCTCTTCGGCGCGTTGAACTACTTCACCCACATCGGGCTGATCGTCAACACCCAGTAG
- a CDS encoding DUF4241 domain-containing protein translates to MPYTPDLDRLLTPGAHFADQHATYVIEVHPVGDVVLPTGRVVGCDPVACPEDEPFTVGVAPGRYPARAWVAVVRGEDTEADRRVAALQLVIHDEPAVRWEMALVGDQELAALKPDGWFGYGVDTGIGTLADPTALAAFEAWDEDAVTDVFVADSPGDGPVPGHVAAVLDEATGANVVTVWSGWGDGCYGTWIGRGADGRVTSFVTDFMVVPGPA, encoded by the coding sequence ATGCCGTACACCCCCGACCTGGACCGGCTGCTGACGCCCGGCGCCCACTTCGCCGACCAGCACGCCACGTACGTCATCGAGGTGCACCCGGTGGGCGATGTCGTGCTGCCGACGGGGCGGGTGGTCGGCTGCGACCCGGTGGCCTGCCCCGAGGACGAACCGTTCACGGTCGGGGTGGCTCCCGGCCGCTACCCGGCGCGGGCGTGGGTCGCCGTGGTGCGGGGCGAGGACACCGAGGCGGACCGGCGGGTGGCCGCCCTCCAACTGGTGATCCACGACGAGCCTGCGGTCCGCTGGGAGATGGCGCTGGTCGGTGACCAGGAACTCGCTGCCCTCAAGCCCGACGGCTGGTTCGGTTACGGGGTGGACACCGGCATCGGCACCCTGGCCGACCCGACCGCCCTGGCCGCCTTCGAGGCCTGGGACGAGGACGCGGTGACGGACGTCTTCGTCGCGGACAGTCCCGGTGACGGGCCGGTGCCGGGGCACGTCGCCGCAGTGCTCGACGAGGCGACCGGGGCCAACGTGGTGACGGTCTGGTCGGGCTGGGGCGACGGCTGCTACGGCACCTGGATCGGGCGCGGCGCGGACGGCCGGGTCACCTCGTTCGTGACCGACTTCATGGTGGTGCCGGGGCCGGCGTGA
- a CDS encoding NADPH:quinone reductase, producing MRAIVYETGGDASVLRLVDRPVPEPGPGEVLIRVAVSGVNPTDWKSRRQDPPAGWQIPGQDGAGIVEAVGEGVDRDLIGERVWLWEAAWQRPWGTAAEYTVVPVRQAVPLGDASFELGACLGIPFLTAHRCLTAGEYAPDRLHAGALSDHTVLVQGGAGAVGNAAIQLARWADACVVATVSSPEKAQLAAAAGASLVVDYRTQDVVEEVRKIAPDGVHTIVEVSAARNAATDVQLLRRGGAICVYADNGGDEVTLPIRPLMAPNARLQFVLVYTEPKVAKAQAVVDVAAAVAQGGIRVGEDAGLPLHHHPLSAAGAAHQAVENSVVGKVLITTSGDE from the coding sequence ATGAGGGCGATCGTGTACGAGACCGGCGGCGACGCGTCGGTGCTGCGCCTGGTCGACCGACCGGTGCCCGAACCGGGGCCGGGCGAGGTCCTGATCCGGGTGGCTGTCTCCGGGGTCAACCCGACGGACTGGAAGTCCCGCCGGCAGGACCCGCCGGCCGGCTGGCAGATCCCCGGCCAGGACGGCGCCGGGATCGTGGAGGCGGTCGGCGAGGGCGTCGACCGGGATCTGATCGGCGAACGGGTCTGGCTGTGGGAGGCCGCGTGGCAACGGCCGTGGGGCACCGCCGCCGAGTACACGGTGGTGCCGGTCCGGCAGGCGGTGCCCCTGGGCGACGCCTCCTTCGAGCTGGGGGCCTGCCTGGGCATCCCCTTCCTCACCGCGCACCGGTGCCTGACCGCCGGCGAGTACGCGCCGGACCGGCTGCACGCGGGTGCGCTCAGCGACCACACGGTGCTCGTGCAGGGCGGGGCGGGCGCGGTGGGCAACGCCGCCATCCAGCTCGCCCGATGGGCGGACGCCTGCGTGGTCGCCACGGTCAGCAGCCCGGAGAAGGCGCAGTTGGCGGCGGCGGCCGGCGCGTCCCTCGTGGTCGACTACCGGACGCAGGACGTGGTCGAGGAGGTCCGCAAGATCGCACCCGACGGGGTGCACACGATCGTCGAGGTCTCCGCGGCGCGCAACGCCGCCACCGATGTCCAGTTGCTCCGGCGCGGCGGCGCGATCTGCGTCTACGCCGACAACGGCGGGGACGAGGTGACCCTGCCGATCCGGCCGTTGATGGCGCCGAACGCACGGTTGCAGTTCGTGCTCGTCTACACCGAGCCGAAGGTGGCCAAGGCCCAGGCGGTGGTGGACGTGGCCGCCGCGGTGGCGCAGGGCGGGATCCGGGTGGGCGAGGACGCCGGGCTGCCGCTGCACCACCACCCGCTCTCGGCGGCCGGCGCGGCGCACCAGGCGGTGGAGAACTCGGTGGTCGGCAAGGTGCTGATCACCACCAGCGGGGACGAGTGA